From Nicotiana tabacum cultivar K326 chromosome 15, ASM71507v2, whole genome shotgun sequence, the proteins below share one genomic window:
- the LOC107784958 gene encoding F-box protein PP2-B10, protein MDYFRLLPEGCISEILSFTSPKDAASSSAISLGFKSAAESDVVWEKFLPSDYQHIISSSNSFLVSPSKKELYFSLCDSPILTDGGKVSFSLDKKTGKKCFMVAARELVISWGDTPHYWGWSSHPDSRFSEVANLRFVCWLDMRGKIETGILSKRTKYAVYLVFKLANGFYGLETANAFVRFVGRESNNEAEERASVVSLSRREGPSEKRSKRRVDGWMEIEMGNFFNDAGEDGDVEARLMEIRRLFAKGGLIVQGMEFRPE, encoded by the exons ATGGATTATTTTCGTTTATTACCAGAAGGTTGCATATCTGAAATTCTCTCCTTCACTTCTCCTAAAGATGCTGCTAGTTCCTCAGCAATCTCACTCGGATTCAAGTCTGCTGCTGAATCCGACGTCGTTTGGGAGAAATTTTTGCCCTCTGATTATCAACATATTATTTCTAGCTCAAACTCTTTCTTAGTTTCTCCTTCCAAAAAAGAGCTTTATTTTAGTCTCTGTGATTCCCCGATTCTCACTGATGGCGGCAAAGTG AGTTTTTCATTGGATAAGAAGACCGGGAAGAAATGTTTTATGGTTGCAGCAAGGGAGCTTGTTATTTCATGGGGTGATACACCACATTATTGGGGATGGTCATCTCACCCAGACTCCAG ATTCTCGGAAGTGGCTAATCTTCGGTTTGTTTGTTGGCTTGATATGCGAGGCAAGATTGAAACTGGAATACTGTCAAAAAGAACCAAATACGCTGTTTATTTGGTGTTCAAATTGGCAAACGGATTTTATGGCCTTGAAACTGCTAATGCATTTGTTAGATTTGTTGGTCGTGAGAGTAACAATGAAGCTGAGGAACGAGCAAGTGTTGTTAGTCTTTCCAGACGAGAAGGGCCTAGTGAGAAGCGATCCAAGAGAAGAGTTGATGGATGGATGGAAATAGAAATGGGAAATTTTTTCAATGATGCTGGAGAAGATGGAGATGTTGAAGCGAGATTGATGGAGATTAGGCGTCTCTTTGCTAAAGGTGGCCTTATTGTTCAAGGAATGGAGTTTCGACCAGAATGA